The Misgurnus anguillicaudatus chromosome 23, ASM2758022v2, whole genome shotgun sequence sequence TTGCTCTGCCACTTTGCGGCCTCTCTCAGCTTGCTCCAGTGCAGCTCTTAGCTCCTCAATCTCTGCTTGCATCAGGTTATTCCTGCGCTCTACCATGGCAACCTGCTCCTTCATGTCCTCCTGTCCTCTGACAGCTTCATCAAGGTGCAGTTGGGCATCCTGTGGCAGGTTTAGGGTGTCAGTATTCAAGTGTTGATTCTAATTCAGACAACTAAACATTTTACAGAAGGAAGATTACCTTGAGTTGGCCTTGGACGTTCCTGAGCTGTTTCTGGGCCTCAGCAGCCTGGCGGTTGGCATGACTCAGCTGAATCTCCATCTCATTGAGATCTCCCTCCATCTTCTTCTTGACTCTCAGGGCATCATTTCTGCTCCTGACCTCAGCATCCAAAGTACTTTGCATGGAATCAATCACTCGTTGGCTGTTTCTCTTGATCTGCTCAATCTCTTCATCTTTCTCAGCAATCTTTCTGTCAATCTCGCTCTTGACCTGGGTCAGCTCGAGCTGGATACGGACAATCTTGGTTTCTTCATGTTCCAGAGTGCCCTGATAAACAGTAGTGAGGTTTTATTAACATACAAGAAGAGTGAGATGGGTGAGTAATAGATGTttgcatgtttttaatgttgatttacCTCAGCTTCCTCCAGTGCAGTCTGGATCTCTGATTTCTCAGCTTCTATTGTTTTCTTGGCTTTCTCTAATTCATGAATGCTCTTTCCAGTCTCTCCAAGCTGCTCAGTAAGGTCAGAAATCTCCTCTAAAGGTACACAATACAGTATTTAAGGATTATAGTTacaatgtttctttttttgatAAATTGTAAATAAAAGTGCCGTTTACGTTGTAAAttcttgttctctctcttcaGAGTCTCCAGGTGATCAAGAGTTTCTTCATAAGAGTTCTTCATCTTGAAGAGCTCAGTGCTGAGGGAACGAGCTTCTTTCTGAGCACCTTCTAGCTCAGCCTGACCTTCCTCATACTTCTGTTTCCACTCTGCCAGGACCTGACAATAATAGAAATATTATCATTAAAGCATTATTTCATGAAATTTAGATTTTTAGTTGTCATGTTTTCCTTACCTTGTCAAAGTTTCTCTGCTTCTTGTCCAGGTTGGCAGCCAGTGAATTTGCTCTCTCCACATCAATCATAAGGTCCTCGACTTCACCCAGCAATCTCTGCTTGGTCTTTTCCAGAGAAGCACACTTGGAGTTCACAGCCTCAATTGATTCTTCAGCATCCTGGAGACGCTGGGCCAGCTTTTTCCTGTGGAAAATTAAATGAAGTTATGTTTTGGTCTATCAGATGTGAATTGCTCaataatttacttaaatgttGTGCATTTTTCTTGGCTTCCTCAAGCTCCTCAGTGCGCTGGATAGCATCAGTCTCATATTTGGTTCTCCACTGAGCCACCTCACTGTTGGCCTTAGACATGCCACGCTGAAGTTCACCTTTTGCCTCTTGCTCCTCTTCATACTGCTCTCTGAGCAAATCACAGTCATGGCGAGCAGACTGAACAGCATGGGCCAGGGCATTCTTCGCCTAAAAACGAACGAGTTTCATTTGAAATTGAAGTCTATGTCTCCTTGTTTTTCTTGAAATGGAAAAACATTTcactatgtgttgtgatttACCTTAAGTTCCTCCTCAACATGTCTCTTGAGTTCTTCAATCTGTTGAGTGAAAGCCTGTTTTCCTCTGGTCAGCTGAGAAACAAGAGCTTCTTTCTCCTCCAGCTGGCGAGCCAGTTCACCTGTTAATCCGCTTTGTGTTAATAATTCTATTGAACAGTTTTATTTAGAACAAAAGTTTGTTATGCACTAACCATTCTCAGTGGCAAATCTTGCTCTTTGGGCACTTGTGTCATTGAGCTGGCGAACATTTTCATCGTTCTTGGACCTTATTTCACTCAGTTGGTCTTCAAGAGTGCGGCACATCTTCTCTAAGTTTCCCTAAGAAAATTACAAAAGTGTTTTACACGTTTTGTTTCTATGTAGATTTTCATTTAATCCTCTACTTGTAATTACCCTTTGATTTGGCCACTGCCTCCATGTTGCTTGATAAGTCATCAATCTCCATCTTGTACTCACTCTTCTCCTTCTCCAGCTTTTGCTTGACACGCTGAAGGTTGTCGATCTGTTCTCCCAGCTCGGCCACACTGTCTGCCTGCTTCTTTCGGAGAGCGGCAGCTGTAGCCTCATGTTGTAAGGTGGACTCTTCCAGATCACGACGCAACTTCATGAATTCTGCTTCACGCTTCTTGTTCATCTCAATCTGGGCAGAAGTGGCACCGCCAGCTTCCTCAAGCCTTTCGCTGATCTCTTCAAGTTCCCTGGAGAGATCAGCTCTCTGCTTCTCCACTTTAGCACGAGCAGCTCGCTCTGACTCAATTTCCTCTTCCAGCTCCTCAATTCGTGCCTGATTTTAAAATAACCACTTAGATTTTCATACTGGTAGTGTGAATTTTCCCAATTGTGTACTTTAGTTTAACATATGAAAGACATTACCTGAAGTTCTTTGATCTTCTTCTGAAGCTGTGCTCCCAAAGACTGTTCATCTTCAATCTTGCTGAGCATTTGACTTATCTCAAAGTCCTTCCTGTTTCAAAAAATGAAGGTTTTGTATAAtgtgtatttgtttacatttgctCATTTTCTATCTGTTACTCACTTTTTGATCTTTTCATCTGATTGTTGTTTGTCATTCTCCAGGTCCATTAGTGATTCCTGGGCCAATTTCAGATCACCCTCAAGCTTTCTCTTGGCTCTCTCGAGATCCATAcgaagtttcttctcttgttcCAAAGAACCCTCAAGCTGTTCCCAAAAGATAATACATTCGAATGTCCTACAATCATATCACTTtctttcatgtatttatggttTTATTCTCATGCCAAATATCTTACATCATCCACTTGCTGCTCAAGTTTTGTCTTGGCTTTAGTCAGAGTGTTGACTTTGTCTTCCTCTGCCTGAAGGTCATCAAGGGTTTGCTGGTGTGCCTCTTGGAGGGCTTTCTTCTCTTTGGTCAGCTTGGCAATGCTCTCATCCTGAGAGGCCATCTCCTCAGTCAGGTTTTTCACCTAAATACAAGCAttgttcagtgtttttcttctcAAGTATAAATATATGAGCCATGTTAGGAAGATGTGATTAAAAGTGAACCTTATTTTCAGTTGCATGTTTTTCCTTTTCCACTTTGGCCAAGGTGAGCTCCAGGTCATCGATATCTTTCTTCAGCTCAGAGCATTCATCTTCCAGTTTCCTCTTCTTTGCAGTCAGTTCAGCATTGATCTCCTCCTCATCCTCCAGTCTCTCGGTTGACTCTTTGAGTTTGGCCTCAAGCTGGATCTTGCTTTTGATAAGACCTTCACATCTCTCCTCAGCATCAGAGACTATCAGCTTCCTATATATTGCAATGGGGATAAGGTTAATTTCTTGAACCTATTGACATCAATATCAATAGAAATAAGAGTATAAGCACTGCAGCACTCACAGAAGCTACTTGCAGTTGAAGATCGTTTTTCTCCTGTAGGAGTGACACCATTTTCTCCTCGAGCTCCTTCTTTTTCGCTAGTGCCTTGGCTAGATCCTCCTTCATTTTCTCATAATTCTCCTTCATGGCTGCCATTTCTTTTTCTGTCTCTGCAGTCTTCAGAAGAGGTTTGATCTTGAAGTAAAGCTTCATCCATGGCCAGTGTTTCACATTCACGAATGAGCGGATGTTGTATTGGATGGTAAAAATGGATTCTCTGTAAAATGTAACAACATTAGTTAACATCACACTTTGAAaccatttcattttatttgtttactaAAAAGTTATGTAATTGCATTGTACCTCCTTTCCATCATTTTGACAAATTCCTTCCTCATGACAAATCCACGACAACGAGCTTGAGTCATGGTTACCAGTGCTGCTAGTTTGTCATCTCTCAATTCTTCAAGAGTACCCAGCAGACCAGCTTTGAAGAACACCTGCAATCCCACCACAGAATTTATTTTAACCTTGAGATAATCATGAAAGCCTCTGTCTACATAGAATGACTTCAAAATTCAAATACATTTCTTTCACATACTTTGGTGTGTCCAAACTTATACTGGTTGTGGTCGACGTCAATAGAGCCCAAGAGTTTCTCTGAAGCTTTCTTGTTGTCCATGAACTGTCCCTCAGGGATGACACTAGCATTCAATACTTTGTATCTGAAATCAagtgttttaaaacattaatgataGGTCTTGACTGTATTTGTAGTGAGATTAATGTTACACTGTAATTGCTTAAACAGAATATCTCTGTTTGAAGTCACCATAGAGGATTCTGCTGGGGAAACCTTTCCTGCAGATTCTGATACCCTCCAGCACACCATTACACCTCAGCTGATGGATAACCAGGTGGTTCTCCATCAGACCTAAAACAAAGATGACCATGAGTTAACAAAGTAACTTAAACAATCATTGCACCTTTGATTCAGGAGTCTTTACCTGGAGTCTTGGACTCGTTAGGAATCAAGCAGCGTACAAAGTGAGGGTGAGTGCTCCTCAGGTTACTCATCAGCTTACCCAAGTTCTCCTGTATAATCAATATTGTTGTGTGTTGACTTGGCCAGTAATCTaacttgaaatacattttaccTGCTGTTGAGCAAAACGTACCCTAAACAGTGCAGACACTGTCTGAAAGGAACCACCCTTCTTCTTGCCTCCTTTCTTTCCAGCAGCTTCAGCTGTTTTGTGTGAAGGCGATACAAGTTAATGAATATTAAATTTTATAATTAATCTTATAACTTTGTATTGTCATCACTTGTTCTGTCATCTTTACCTTCGCCTGCACTAACAGCATACAGGAAGGCCAGAAGTTTGACTGATGACTTCTGATAGAGTTGCACAACAGAGTCGTTCAGTGGATCCTTGTTCTTGTCCAACCAGCCAGAAATGTTATAGTCAACAGTGCCAGCGTAATGCACCAGAGAAAAGTGAGCTTCTGCCTTGCCTTTGGCAGGTTTGGGCTTCTGAAAAGCTGCACATTTGCCGAGATGCTGATCATGCAGCTTGTTTTTGAAGCTTGTGTCTGTGGCTTTGGGGAACATGCACTCCTCTTCAAGGATGGAGAAGATGCCCATTGGCTGGTGGAGAAATATTCAAGCTTAAGCACAAGTACATAATATAAACATTGTTCTGTCAAGTCTTCATTTTTACCTTCTCAATAAGCTCAATGCAGGCAGCTAAGTCCATTCCAAAGTCAATGAACTCCCATTCAATGCCTTCTTTCTTGTACTCCTCTTGCTCCAGCACAAACATGTGATGATTGAAAAACTGTTGCAGTTTCTCGTTGGTGAAGTTGATGCAAAGCTGCTCCAAGCTGTTGTACTGACATTTCAACACAAGCAAATTCTCACTCTTATatctttacatttatattttgattcTTAGAAACATATTAGTGACCAATGCTCACATCAAAGATTTCAAATCCAGCGATGTCCAGCACACCAATGAAGAACTGTCTCGGCTGCTTTGTGTCCAACATCTCATTGATACGGATGACCATCCACAAGAACATTTTCTCATAAATTGACTTGCATAGAGCACTAACTGAGTTATTCACCTGTGAAAGATTGTACAGAGGTCATGAATTTGAGATCTAAGATGATTTTAGATTTTGTCTGTTCAGTAGACATTGATTGTGTTACTCATCATCACCTGTGGTACAGTTTGACCTTTGGTCACGTACTCATTTCCAACCTTTACTCTGGGGTAACACACAGCTTTCAGCAGGTCTGCAGAGTTCAGGCCCATGAGGTATGAGATTTTATCAGCCTCTATAAACAAGCAAAGTTTTGGGGATAATGGtcaataaatgaatgtttgtaCAGTATACTACTATCATCTCTCTTCAGATTGTTCATCTCTCACCCTCAGTGCCATCAGGTTCAGCCTGCTCCTCTCTCTGCTTCTGCTtaaacttcatgttgccatgatgCATCACAGCACCTGTCAGCTTGTAGATGCCTATTTTCTCATCAGCATTGAAGCCCAGAATGTCAATAGCAGtatctgtttgtttgtgaaagccaagtaagttgtttttaaaatacattatctTATGCTCTAGCATCATTTCTACTCATGCAAATATATAATAACAATGCTGTTGTCCAGCACGTACATCTGTTGCAATGAACTCTTCCACATCATTAATACTCTTGACAGTGATTTCTCCCTGGCTGATCATTGGATAGTCATAAGGATTGGTGGTGATCAGAAGTGCCTCTGTAAACAATTCATGTGCACTATATTAACACTGCTCTTAGACATTTTATCTATGCAAGAGTGTGCATGAATTTGTGCATGAAATGTGTGTTCACCGAGCAGTTCTGGTTTGTGTCCGGTCATGAGCTGGTAGAAGATGTGGTAGCTCCTCTCAGCAGACAGCTGGAATGTTACTCTTGACTTTTCCAGCAGATCTTTACGGGAGAACATTGACTTCAGATGACTCATATTTATGCTTATTTAACaataaaacatggttttaatacGTGCTACTCACAAGTTTCAATATCAGCTGACGCCAGTTTCCCAGTTGTACCAAAGTGAATCCTGATGAATTTACCCTAAAACATTGTTTAGGACACCTTTGAATGTCTGCCATCTTGGAAAGGTATAACACAAATGATAATGCATTTCATCAGACTTTTACTTACAAAACGAGACGAGTTGTCGTTCCTCACAGTTTTGGCATTACCATAAGCCTCCAGCAGGGGGTTGGCTGCGATGATTTGATCCTCCAGCGATCCCTGTGATGAATACAAGTAGTCTTTACAAGAGTTGTGTCACtaaagtttgtttatttttacagtattgtGTGTTTCCTAACCTGCATTTTTCCTGGGACAGGTTCTGCTTTCTTCGGTCCAGCCACAGCGATTGTCGCAAAATACTGGATGACACGTTTGGTGTTGACAGTCTTTCCTGCTCCGGATTCTCCGCTGTAGTTTGAAAACGTAAATGTAAGACACTTTACATTAGAAATACAATATTAGAAATTAATAGAATTGTTGTCATGTATTATCAATAAATATTAGAAAAGATCTTAACTCACGTAATTAGGATAGACTGGTTATCACGATCTGAGAAAACGTGTTAAAAGTTGTTAAGTAGCAGAGCATGTTATTTCATTAAGATGAGATTTTACACGTTACAACATGTTATATTTAGAATTAATGTGCACTGAGAAATCGTACACAGACTAGAACGTTAAACATGGTTAGGTTTAGTTTAGTGTTCACTTCAAAAACATctttagttatttattttaaaactttttaaagagtGTCTGACCGGTGAGCATGAACTGGTAGGCGTTGTCAGAGATGGAGAAGATGTGGGGAGGAGCTTCAACTCTTTTCTTGCCCCTGTAACCGGCCACAACAACTGCATCGTACACCGGCAGCCATTTGTATGGATTGACGGTGGCGCAGAACAAACCAGAGTAGGTCTGAAACAGAGACGTGTGTTCAACATCAACCTCATCGCAGGTATTAAAAGTGATGTTGTTAGACTTACATAGATCATCCATGCTGCGTAACGCTCTTTGAGATTATACAGCACAGTGGCTTCATTGAGGTGGGTCATCATGACCATGTCCTCAATTTTGTCAAACTTTGGTGGATTCATGGGAAAGATTTGATCTTCCTTGACAGTGACAGTCTGATAATAAACAACAGCAGTTATCAGGAAGAGTTAGACATGACTTGAGATATTAATAACAGTAAAAGATTAAATGAACGTACCTTCCCACTCTGAGTTTTGACGGTAGCTTTGCCACCCTCTTTACTAACAAGAGTACCCTTCAGGAACATCTCATCTGGATCAGATACAAAGAAGGCTGTTTTGGCATCAAACGGGGTGTTTTGGGCCTcaatcctctctctctctggtttGCGGAGGTAAATGGCCGCCGGGCCAAAACACTCCATCTCACCATCTCCCATGATGACTTCAACTTAAGTattatagaaataaaaaatcatttgttatttcatgatttttttctttgaatttcAGCAAAACATTCATACTCTGCCAGAAACACACATTGTCATTATTTACCATGACCATTTTCCACATTTCATTGAAATgattaaataacacaaaataaatgttaaagtgAAGAAAACATGTAAAACAGGTCAAGTATCTTCTAAGCAGCCATGTTTATCTTACATTAAAGAAATTTGTACTGTATGAAAGCTCAAAAGATCATTTTAAGGATTTGTAGTGTACCGAGGTTTTACAGGAGCATTCAGTCAGTTGTGTTCAGATGTTTGATTTCTGAATCACATTAaatcagtaacagtgtttctacTGAGTCTGAACTCtacattcatgtttatttattaaatcataCAAACAGAAACTTTTgttttacctttttcacagcCTCAGTTCAGAGAAATGATGTTCACGGTCTTGTTCACTAAACATATAGAAGATAGCTGTCAAATATCTCTTAGAATTACAGATTATAtacttttcaaatatttttagtttAGTACAGTATAGCTCAGTGTAGTGTATTGTGGTATAGTGTAGTATGAAATATTGTATTATAGCACAATACAGTTGAGTATAGTATAGCTCAGTATAGTTCAGTATGGTATAGTGCAGTATAGTATAGTTCAGTATAGTGTAATATGGCATAATGCAGTGTAGTATGGGATAATGTAGTATAGTATGGTGCATTATAgcacaaaacagttgagtataGTATAGTTCAGTATAATGtagtatgtttttttataatcgATCTAACCTATAGCAGATACAGATATAGTAAATGATCTTACCGTGGATGGGTCTGTGTGAAGTCTTGTTGAAGTGGGAAAACTTCTTTCTTTTATAGAGATGCTTCTGTGTGCACAGCAGAATCTATCGGCTCTATTTGGTCATGTTAATTCACTCTAAAGCGTTGCAACACTTTGCCATTTATAGATCTGTATTTTTTATGGGCATCATGTATTTCCATCTTGATGACTCTTAATATGCAAGTCATGATAATTGGAGATATTTAATGACTTTTATAAACACTCATAAGCATTGTATGTGACTTGAATGTGTatcaatttgtgtttttttacaaatattgtTTGTGTTATTAGTTAAGGTTCTTTGATAAGTTTTACCTCAACATTTAGGTAATTTGTGTTTAGTTTTGATGATTTTTACTTGCAGTTATTTTTAGATATACAGGTATCTCTGTGTCAAAGCAAACATTATTCTTCTTTCCACAATCTAACATGAACTTTTACATACTAAACTAGATACTAAACTAAAACACAAGGGCACACTAACAgctgattcaacaaaaaaaaaactattaatagTGTtctctgttttatattaatcttTGTTTTCCTTGCAGCACTTTCGTCTGTGATGTCAGGTTCATTATCGGTCACATAGTTTCATGAGGATAAATCTTGACTGGGGATCTGCCAGGAGATGCACTGATACAGCATTTGGTGTTGGGTCGTGCAGCGGTGACCCAGATCTCTAGGGTCTTTGGAGCATGTTTATCACATGCCAAAAATTAAATG is a genomic window containing:
- the LOC129453296 gene encoding LOW QUALITY PROTEIN: myosin heavy chain, fast skeletal muscle (The sequence of the model RefSeq protein was modified relative to this genomic sequence to represent the inferred CDS: substituted 1 base at 1 genomic stop codon); the encoded protein is MGDGEMECFGPAAIYLRKPERERIEAQNTPFDAKTAFFVSDPDEMFLKGTLVSKEGGKATVKTQSGKTVTVKEDQIFPMNPPKFDKIEDMVMMTHLNEATVLYNLKERYAAWMIYTYSGLFCATVNPYKWLPVYDAVVVAGYRGKKRVEAPPHIFSISDNAYQFMLTDRDNQSILITGESGAGKTVNTKRVIQYFATIAVAGPKKAEPVPGKMQGSLEDQIIAANPLLEAYGNAKTVRNDNSSRFGKFIRIHFGTTGKLASADIETYLLEKSRVTFQLSAERSYHIFYQLMTGHKPELLEALLITTNPYDYPMISQGEITVKSINDVEEFIATDVHTAIDILGFNADEKIGIYKLTGAVMHHGNMKFKQKQREEQAEPDGTEEADKISYLMGLNSADLLKAVCYPRVKVGNEYVTKGQTVPQVNNSVSALCKSIYEKMFLWMVIRINEMLDTKQPRQFFIGVLDIAGFEIFDYNSLEQLCINFTNEKLQQFFNHHMFVLEQEEYKKEGIEWEFIDFGMDLAACIELIEKPMGIFSILEEECMFPKATDTSFKNKLHDQHLGKCAAFQKPKPAKGKAEAHFSLVHYAGTVDYNISGWLDKNKDPLNDSVVQLYQKSSVKLLAFLYAVSAGEAEAAGKKGGKKKGGSFQTVSALFRENLGKLMSNLRSTHPHFVRCLIPNESKTPGLMENHLVIHQLRCNGVLEGIRICRKGFPSRILYGDFKQRYSVXAITVYKVLNASVIPEGQFMDNKKASEKLLGSIDVDHNQYKFGHTKVFFKAGLLGTLEELRDDKLAALVTMTQARCRGFVMRKEFVKMMERRESIFTIQYNIRSFVNVKHWPWMKLYFKIKPLLKTAETEKEMAAMKENYEKMKEDLAKALAKKKELEEKMVSLLQEKNDLQLQVASVSLIVSDAEERCEGLIKSKIQLEAKLKESTERLEDEEEINAELTAKKRKLEDECSELKKDIDDLELTLAKVEKEKHATENKVKNLTEEMASQDESIAKLTKEKKALQEAHQQTLDDLQAEEDKVNTLTKAKTKLEQQVDDLEGSLEQEKKLRMDLERAKRKLEGDLKLAQESLMDLENDKQQSDEKIKKKDFEISQMLSKIEDEQSLGAQLQKKIKELQARIEELEEEIESERAARAKVEKQRADLSRELEEISERLEEAGGATSAQIEMNKKREAEFMKLRRDLEESTLQHEATAAALRKKQADSVAELGEQIDNLQRVKQKLEKEKSEYKMEIDDLSSNMEAVAKSKGNLEKMCRTLEDQLSEIRSKNDENVRQLNDTSAQRARFATENGELARQLEEKEALVSQLTRGKQAFTQQIEELKRHVEEELKAKNALAHAVQSARHDCDLLREQYEEEQEAKGELQRGMSKANSEVAQWRTKYETDAIQRTEELEEAKKNLAQRLQDAEESIEAVNSKCASLEKTKQRLLGEVEDLMIDVERANSLAANLDKKQRNFDKVLAEWKQKYEEGQAELEGAQKEARSLSTELFKMKNSYEETLDHLETLKRENKNLQQEISDLTEQLGETGKSIHELEKAKKTIEAEKSEIQTALEEAEGTLEHEETKIVRIQLELTQVKSEIDRKIAEKDEEIEQIKRNSQRVIDSMQSTLDAEVRSRNDALRVKKKMEGDLNEMEIQLSHANRQAAEAQKQLRNVQGQLKDAQLHLDEAVRGQEDMKEQVAMVERRNNLMQAEIEELRAALEQAERGRKVAEQELVDASERVGLLHSQNTSLINTKKKLESDLVQVQGEVDDSVQEARNAEEKAKKAITDAAMMAEELKKEQDTSSHLERMKKNMEITVKDLQHRLDEAESLAMKGGKKQLQKLEARVRELESEVETEQRRSAEAVKGVRKYERRVKELTYQTEEDKKNVMRLQDLVDKLQMKVKSYKRQAEEAEEQANTHLSRYRKVQHEMEESQERADIAESQVNKLRVKSREIGKGKDLAE